One Kitasatospora sp. NBC_01266 genomic window carries:
- a CDS encoding lantibiotic dehydratase C-terminal domain-containing protein, giving the protein MTATLEQHPTALAQPPTDPEQHAAPAGEWQSFHIFYSASPRPLLLQCVEPLVESLGRDGLLAGHFFINYWLQGPHVRLRLRPVSAAAAAEVRERAEAAITDFLRRRPALYEIPPGYLDAHFEKAFALEYSPDQRAALTGPDGLMRLRPNNSFTREAYEPEYGKYGGPAGVALAEWHFQHSSELVIDVSRTLNLHLRTVALGLSAQLMMVMSACLLPREQELEEFFSDYHGFWRDASTSLPGADLDGFGRAYQASGESLGPRFERIIAAIAADDLDGLPGTLRRWADHCRELRRRVVELTTSGRLVLDDGAAPGEPAAGAALTDPQQTLPRLLVPYLHMTNNRLSMGLQDEAYLAYGLARGLRESRELREAGA; this is encoded by the coding sequence ATGACCGCGACCCTGGAGCAGCACCCCACCGCCTTGGCGCAGCCCCCCACCGACCCGGAACAGCACGCCGCCCCCGCCGGGGAGTGGCAGTCCTTCCACATCTTCTACTCGGCCAGCCCGCGCCCGCTGCTGCTGCAGTGCGTCGAGCCGCTGGTCGAGTCGCTCGGCCGGGACGGGCTGCTGGCCGGCCACTTCTTCATCAACTACTGGCTGCAGGGCCCGCACGTCCGGCTGCGGCTGCGGCCCGTCTCGGCGGCGGCAGCGGCCGAGGTCCGGGAGCGGGCCGAGGCGGCGATCACCGACTTCCTGCGTCGGCGCCCGGCGCTGTACGAGATCCCGCCGGGCTACCTGGACGCCCACTTCGAGAAGGCGTTCGCGTTGGAGTACTCCCCGGACCAGCGCGCGGCGCTGACCGGCCCGGACGGCCTGATGCGGTTGCGGCCGAACAACAGCTTCACCCGGGAGGCCTACGAACCCGAGTACGGCAAGTACGGCGGCCCGGCCGGGGTGGCCCTGGCCGAATGGCACTTCCAGCACTCCAGCGAGCTGGTCATCGACGTCAGCCGCACCCTGAACCTGCACCTGCGCACGGTCGCGCTCGGCCTGTCCGCCCAGCTGATGATGGTGATGTCCGCCTGCCTGCTGCCGCGTGAGCAGGAGCTGGAGGAGTTCTTCAGCGACTACCACGGCTTCTGGCGGGACGCCTCGACCAGCCTGCCGGGTGCCGACCTGGACGGCTTCGGGCGCGCCTACCAGGCGTCCGGCGAATCGCTCGGGCCGCGCTTCGAGCGCATCATCGCCGCCATCGCCGCCGACGACCTCGACGGGTTGCCGGGCACGCTGCGCCGCTGGGCCGATCACTGCCGTGAACTGCGCCGCCGGGTAGTGGAGTTGACCACCTCGGGCCGACTGGTCCTGGACGACGGGGCGGCCCCGGGCGAGCCCGCCGCCGGAGCGGCGCTGACCGACCCGCAGCAGACCCTGCCCCGGCTGCTGGTCCCCTACCTGCACATGACCAACAACCGCCTGTCGATGGGCCTGCAGGACGAGGCCTACCTCGCCTACGGGCTGGCCCGTGGGCTGCGGGAGTCACGCGAACTGCGGGAGGCGGGCGCGTGA
- a CDS encoding lantibiotic dehydratase → MSHRSIPSAPSIPSTPEGSTVTVLETTRANTLSRRFMLRVAGLPIEAVQRLRSPRLHQRAEELLTEEQRLSSAGAELSDRLGALVSQFEDDQLRRSVLSLRRQVFNNRLPSGLPAALDLARRLGGPTGEALTDWLTARRRHALATAAVESLYQRELEAGRAELRGLAQQDRIRLGLLLASPTLEGQLNAFVRAAGLMPDKRGRKLERSLLAYLYRTACKTSPFSTFTSLAVGRFAPGAAAEVAVGQEWTGHPRLNVVVLARLAQAIVDNPRRRGDLPIAPASGLALGEGRIRYVRRSTTAGDDSRSVAFDRATDRVFFLRRSGLLERLLELFRQRSDLRCAEVRDWLGEHAGAEPEEAERYLSALLDLGLLQLPALAVDVHDHDPLRSFQAALRALDRRWAEALADRLDGPADWINDYRGAELATRRAILSHLRTELLSLQMELGAESASLPQLLLYEDVTAAPTRADLGRWQRLAAEPLRELSAVFPAYDPMLVQRLTLKGFFVMRHGRGGRCDDLLTLVHDFHEDIFDRYLEYSAALPADSAAGELNWLGLSEITALDLARDDFAAGMRRCWAELPEGADELRIDPEQLRSAAEHLVPVARGFEPQSHFLQLAEREGDPLVVLNNSYGGIGFPFTRFTHCFEQRAEQGEWPQASLADGVSRSLRDWQPDGAVFAEITAGPATTNLNLHSPLTDYQIACPGEVSSAPPASRLPLEDLYVVHDEAADRLVLRSRRLDREVVPLYFGYLVSEALPEIPRTLLLFAPTFRVHLDAWRAVPQGPAVDGVTRRPRVRYRSVVLHRRSWSADCAVLPAREPGEAESHWYLGWQRWRRRHGLPLQVFARFQEQRAKEGEFGGGKPQYVDFASPLSLLALEAAMAGRPGRIVFEEMLPAEDELQTHSPQGRHVAEFAVELVPDRTQQEERA, encoded by the coding sequence GTGAGCCACCGAAGCATCCCGAGCGCCCCGAGCATTCCGAGCACCCCGGAAGGAAGCACCGTGACCGTCCTGGAGACCACCCGGGCGAACACCCTGAGCCGTCGCTTCATGCTGCGCGTCGCCGGACTGCCGATCGAGGCCGTCCAACGCCTGCGTTCCCCGCGACTGCACCAGCGGGCCGAGGAACTGCTCACCGAGGAGCAGCGGTTGAGCTCGGCGGGGGCCGAGCTGAGCGATCGACTCGGCGCCCTGGTCTCGCAGTTCGAGGACGACCAGCTGCGCCGGTCGGTGCTGTCGCTGCGCCGCCAGGTGTTCAACAACCGCCTGCCGAGCGGCCTGCCGGCGGCCCTGGACCTCGCGCGGCGGCTCGGTGGCCCGACCGGCGAGGCGCTGACCGACTGGCTGACGGCGCGCCGGCGGCACGCGCTGGCGACGGCGGCGGTCGAGTCCCTCTACCAGCGGGAGCTCGAAGCCGGTCGCGCCGAACTGCGCGGCCTGGCACAGCAGGACCGGATCCGGCTCGGCCTGCTGCTGGCCTCGCCCACCCTGGAAGGCCAGTTGAACGCGTTCGTCCGAGCCGCCGGGCTGATGCCCGACAAGCGCGGGCGCAAGCTGGAGCGCTCGCTGCTGGCCTACCTGTACCGGACGGCCTGCAAGACCAGCCCGTTCTCCACCTTCACCAGTCTGGCCGTCGGACGCTTCGCACCGGGTGCGGCGGCCGAGGTGGCCGTCGGGCAGGAGTGGACCGGGCACCCGCGGCTCAACGTCGTGGTGCTGGCCCGGCTCGCTCAGGCGATCGTCGACAACCCGCGGCGCCGGGGCGACCTGCCCATCGCGCCCGCCTCCGGACTCGCCCTGGGGGAGGGGCGGATCCGCTACGTGCGCCGCTCCACCACGGCCGGCGACGACAGCCGGTCGGTGGCCTTCGACCGGGCGACCGACCGGGTCTTCTTCCTGCGCCGCAGCGGGCTGCTGGAGCGGCTGCTGGAGCTGTTCCGGCAGCGGTCCGACCTGCGCTGCGCCGAGGTGCGCGACTGGCTCGGCGAGCACGCCGGCGCCGAGCCCGAGGAGGCCGAGCGCTATCTGAGCGCCCTGCTCGACCTCGGCCTGCTGCAACTGCCGGCGCTGGCCGTCGATGTGCACGACCATGACCCGCTGCGCTCCTTCCAGGCCGCACTGCGCGCGCTGGACCGCCGGTGGGCCGAGGCGCTCGCCGATCGCCTGGACGGGCCGGCGGACTGGATCAACGACTACCGGGGTGCCGAGTTGGCCACCCGGCGTGCGATCCTGTCCCATCTGCGCACCGAACTCCTCTCCCTCCAGATGGAGTTGGGTGCCGAGTCGGCCTCGCTGCCGCAGCTCCTGCTCTATGAGGACGTCACCGCCGCGCCGACCCGGGCCGACCTCGGCCGCTGGCAGCGGTTGGCCGCCGAGCCACTGCGCGAGCTGTCCGCGGTGTTCCCGGCCTACGACCCGATGCTCGTCCAACGGCTCACCCTCAAGGGCTTCTTCGTCATGCGCCACGGCCGGGGCGGGCGCTGCGACGATCTGCTCACCCTGGTCCACGACTTCCACGAGGACATCTTCGACCGCTACCTGGAGTACTCCGCCGCACTGCCGGCCGACAGCGCGGCGGGCGAACTGAACTGGCTGGGGCTGTCCGAGATCACCGCGCTGGACCTGGCCCGGGACGATTTCGCCGCCGGGATGCGCCGCTGCTGGGCGGAACTCCCGGAGGGCGCCGATGAGTTGCGGATCGATCCGGAGCAACTGCGGTCCGCCGCCGAGCACCTGGTGCCGGTGGCCCGGGGCTTCGAGCCGCAGAGCCACTTCCTGCAACTGGCCGAGCGGGAGGGCGATCCGCTGGTGGTGCTCAACAACTCCTACGGCGGGATCGGCTTCCCGTTCACCCGCTTCACGCACTGCTTCGAGCAGCGCGCCGAGCAGGGGGAGTGGCCGCAGGCGTCACTGGCCGATGGAGTCAGCAGGAGCCTGCGCGACTGGCAACCCGACGGAGCGGTCTTCGCCGAGATCACCGCGGGCCCGGCGACCACCAACCTCAACCTGCACAGCCCGCTGACCGACTACCAGATCGCCTGCCCGGGGGAGGTCAGCAGCGCCCCGCCGGCCTCCCGGCTGCCGCTGGAGGACCTCTACGTCGTGCACGACGAGGCGGCCGACCGGCTGGTGCTGCGTTCGCGGCGGCTGGATCGCGAGGTGGTGCCGCTGTACTTCGGCTACCTCGTCTCCGAGGCGCTGCCCGAGATCCCGCGCACCCTGCTGCTGTTCGCGCCGACCTTCCGGGTGCACCTGGACGCCTGGCGCGCCGTGCCGCAGGGCCCGGCCGTGGACGGCGTGACCCGCCGGCCCCGGGTCCGCTACCGCAGCGTGGTGCTGCACCGGCGCAGTTGGAGCGCCGACTGCGCCGTGCTCCCGGCCCGCGAGCCCGGCGAGGCCGAATCCCACTGGTACCTGGGCTGGCAGCGCTGGCGGCGGCGCCACGGCCTGCCCCTCCAGGTCTTCGCCAGGTTCCAGGAACAGCGGGCGAAGGAAGGCGAGTTCGGCGGCGGCAAACCCCAGTACGTCGACTTCGCCAGCCCGCTGTCCCTGCTCGCGCTGGAGGCCGCCATGGCCGGGCGGCCGGGCCGGATCGTCTTCGAGGAGATGCTCCCGGCCGAGGACGAACTCCAGACGCACTCGCCGCAGGGCCGCCATGTGGCGGAGTTCGCGGTGGAACTCGTACCCGACCGGACCCAGCAGGAGGAGCGCGCATGA